The following proteins are encoded in a genomic region of Zea mays cultivar B73 chromosome 9, Zm-B73-REFERENCE-NAM-5.0, whole genome shotgun sequence:
- the LOC100274990 gene encoding uncharacterized protein LOC100274990, giving the protein MTCASSPPPPPRAMKRELAFALQSLSEISASPGRTRSGRPISSLPNPLASASPKRRKRSAPLGLASAADLISPPTPPIDAEPPNQPLRDIIQPLHGSNPPTASDHRSDSNADQELIPQTMLEAPQPSHLETAIGCATATEVSAVKVIANPNLPASENSAADDSAMEVIAKPNVATEDGASKLNVAMEDTASKLTVADTAAVEPTLLETTIAAGSTVVAGNEQCDNSNSSGASLQQQAVDNVLMSTAMLAEDAATPVAAAELKPARRFTRLLLKNHEPDKEESAACESQATPDGSKDTSFDFALLLEKPQRRFTRSSLKTKVESSLVGSDDALDSASDARPSVKKMEMKMSKKVACLTKHPGNIRELLNTGLLEGMPVMYIIPHSKKAVLKGVITGCNIRCFCLSCNGSKAVSSYYFEQHAGSTKKHPADYIYLGNGNSLRDVLRASDRSPLEALEKTIRSSIDPVVKRSHTNCLNCNEPVLPSSQTENVLCQVCLESKQPQDPLTTSYTCNGSSSLTPSSKEALLKNISSGKKGGSAGKVTNKDNRLHKLVFNVLLDGTEVAYYVDGQRKVDGYIKDQRIYCNHCNKVVSPSAFEAHAGEGSRRKPYDNIFTSNGVSLHELAMKISKDMELSERETDDLCRECGQGGDIFPCKICPRSFHPACVGLSKVPSEWYCDNCRNLVQKEKALAENKNAKAAGRQAGVDSIEQIMKRAIRIVPISDDLGGCALCKQKDFNNAVFDERTVILCDQCEKEYHVGCLKNQWQVELKELPEGEWFCCSSCSETRSSLDKIISDGAQLLVEPDLEIIKKKHVTRGLCMDTSKDLKWQLLSGKRTTEDGSILLSAAVPIFHQSFDPIREALTGRDLIPEMVNGRGPKEGMPGQDYSGMYCALLTVGSTVVSAALLRVMGGDVAELPLVATSQDVQGLGYFQALFSCIERMLVSLKIKHFVLPAAHEAEGIWMKKFGFSRTTPEELEAYLNGAHLTIFHGTSYLYKAVPMS; this is encoded by the exons ATGACCTGTGCctcatcgccgccgccgccgccacgggCTATGAAGCGCGAGCTCGCCTTCGCGCTCCAGTCCCTGTCCGAGATCTCGGCCTCCCCCGGCCGCACGCGCTCCGGCCGCCCCATCTCTTCCCTTCCGAACCCATTGGCATCAGCATCTCCCAAGAGGCGCAAGAGATCCGCCCCCCTCGGCCTCGCCTCCGCAGCCGATCTCATCTCCCCGCCCACGCCGCCTATCGACGCCGAGCCGCCTAACCAGCCCCTCCGTGACATCATCCAACCGCTCCATGGATCTAATCCTCCCACCGCCTCTGACCACCGATCCGATTCCAATGCCGATCAAGAGCTCATCCCACAAACGATGCTGGAAGCCCCCCAACCATCGCACCTTGAGACTGCAATAGGGTGTGCAACAGCAACAGAGGTCTCGGCAGTGAAAGTGATCGCCAACCCGAATCTGCCCGCATCAGAAAATAGTGCAGCAGATGACTCCGCAATGGAAGTGATTGCAAAGCCGAATGTGGCCACAGAGGATGGTGCATCAAAGTTGAATGTGGCCATGGAGGATACAGCATCGAAGCTGACTGTGGCTGATACTGCAGCAGTAGAACCAACTTTGCTGGAAACCACCATTGCAGCTGGATCAACCGTTGTAGCTGGAAATGAACAGTGTGATAACTCAAACTCAAGTGGAGCAAGTCTACAGCAGCAAGCCGTTGACAATGTATTGATGTCCACTGCTATGCTAGCTGAGGACGCTGCCACACCTGTGGCTGCTGCCGAGCTCAAGCCTGCAAGGCGCTTCACTCGATTGCTGCTCAAGAATCATGAGCCAGACAAAGAAGAGTCTGCAGCTTGTGAAAGTCAGGCAACACCAGATGGCAGCAAGGATACCTCATTTGATTTTGCTttgctcctggagaagcctcagaGAAGGTTCACAAGGTCGTCGCTCAAGACAAAGGTTGAGAGCAGTTTGGTTGGATCTGACGATGCGCTGGACAGTGCATCTGATGCCCGTCCATCAGTGAAGAAGATGGAGATGAAAATGTCAAAGAAAGTTGCCTGCCTCACGAAGCACCCTGGAAACATTAGAGAGCTGCTCAACACAGGCCTGCTTGAGGGGATGCCAGTTATGTACATCATTCCTCATAGCAAG AAGGCTGTGCTAAAAGGAGTGATTACTGGTTGCAATATACGTTGCTTTTGCCTGTCCTGTAATGGCTCCAAG GCTGTTTCATCTTATTACTTTGAACAACATGCTGGAAGCACCAAAAAACACCCTGCCGATTACATTTACTTAGGGAACGGCAATAGTTTGCGAGATGTGCTGCGTGCATCTGACAGATCTCCCTTGGAGGCTCTGGAAAAAACGATTCGTTCCTCAATTGATCCAGTAGTTAAAAGGAGCCACACTAATTGTTTGAATTGCAATG AGCCTGTTCTTCCGTCATCACAAACTGAAAACGTGCTCTGTCAAGTTTGCCTAGAGTCAAAGCAACCTCAAGACCCTCTTACCACATCATATACATGTAATGGCAGTTCGAG TCTGACTCCAAGTTCGAAGGAGGCTTTGCTAAAGAACATATCATCAGGCAAGAAGGGCGGTAGTGCTGGCAAAGTAACAAACAA GGATAACAGACTACACAAATTGGTCTTTAATGTTTTGCTTGATGgcacagaagtagcttactatgtTGATGGGCAG AGAAAGGTTGACGGGTATATTAAGGATCAAAGAATCTACTGTAATCACTGCAACAAAGTG GTTAGCCCATCAGCATTTGAAGCTCATGCGGGTGAGGGATCAAGGCGCAAACC GTATGATAACATATTCACATCAAACGGAGTATCATTGCATGAGCTGGCAATGAAAATATCAAAGGATATGGAACTGTCAGAACGTGAGACTGATGATCTGTGCAGAGAATGTGGTCAGGGTGGAGATATTTTCCCATGCAAAATCTGTCCAAGGTCATTTCATCCAG CTTGTGTTGGACTCTCTAAAGTCCCCTCAGAATGGTACTGTGATAATTGTCGCAATCTTGtgcaaaaagaaaaggctttagcAGAGAACAAAAATGCTAAAGCTGCTGGGAGGCAAGCTGGAGTTGATTCCATTGAACAGATAATGAAGAGAGCTATACGAATTGTCCCCATCTCTGATGATCTTGGAGGCTGTGCTCTATGCAA ACAGAAAGATTTCAACAATGCTGTGTTTGATGAGCGCACTGTGATACTCTGTGACCAA TGTGAGAAAGAGTATCATGTAGGATGCTTGAAGAATCAATGGCAAGTGGAACTAAAG GAATTGCCAGAGGGGGAGTGGTTCTGTTGCAGTAGTTGCTCTGAGACACGATCTTCATTAGACAAGATAATCTCCGACGGAGCTCAACTGTTGGTGGAGCCAGATCTTGAAATCATAAAGAAGAAACATGTGACAAGAGGTTTATGTATGGACACCAGTAAAGATCTCAAATGGCAATTACTTTCTGGTAAAAGGACTACTGAAGACGGAAGCATATTGCTCTCTGCTGCAGTGCCAATTTTTCAT CAATCTTTTGATCCGATCCGTGAAGCTCTCACTGGTAGAGACCTGATTCCAGAGATGGTTAACGG GAGGGGACCTAAGGAGGGAATGCCTGGACAAGATTACAGTGGAATGTACTGTGCACTGTTAACTGTGGG CTCTACTGTGGTGTCGGCAGCACTTTTGCGTGTGATGGGAGGTGATGTGGCCGAGCTGCCACTAGTTGCTACAAGCCAGGATGTTCAGGGGCTG GGCTACTTTCAAGCCTTGTTCTCATGCATCGAGAGGATGCTAGTTTCGCTGAAGATCAAGCACTTTGTGCTTCCAGCTGCACACGAAGCTGAAGGGATCTGGATGAAGAAATTTGGATTCTCTAGGACCACTCCGGAAGAG CTGGAAGCTTATCTTAATGGGGCACACCTGACTATATTCCATGGAACATCATACCTGTACAAGGCTGTTCCAATGTCATGA